One Lepus europaeus isolate LE1 chromosome 17, mLepTim1.pri, whole genome shotgun sequence genomic window, gaggcagaggcagagacagagagaggtcttccatctgctggtttgctccccaaatggctgcaattgccagagctgggcagatctgaaaccaggaacctcctctgggtctcccacaatgggtgcaggggcccaagggggcacaagggcttgggccatcttccactgctttctcaggccatagcagagaactagattgcaagcggagaagccaggacacaaaccggcacccatatgggatgccagcacttgaagcggtggctttaactgctatgctacagcgctggccccactgatCTTTCTTGAACAGTCATTTGCTGTTGGAGTACTCAGTTCAGCCTGCTATGCATATGCAGGATAGATATAATAAACGCACATTTAGGCTCTCTGAGGTTCCTACTTGAGATTTTCTTCAAATGGGATCTGGACCATCCCATCCACACTGTTTGAAAGGAACCTCTAGGTAGGAGCACAGTGTTGAAAGTCCCCTTGGGAGAAGCCTACCATTTGCCTAACCCCTTCCTCCGTAAGTGCATGAACAGGCTGGATCTTCCACCTCCTGCTCAGGTTCTGGAACCAGCTCTGCTGTTCGTCTGCTGCAGCCACCACCCCAGTGCAGCTGCCTTAGGAATTGGCTTTTAACAGTTTCCAGAATACCCATTGTCCCTGTGTGAGCTCTCTATTCCTCCTGACTATGCCCTTCTCCTGTGTCTTAATGTTCGAAGGAAGGCTAGGGGCTGAAAGCTACCCCACCTCCGGCTGGCCTCTGCCCAGACCCATTGTGTCTATAGACCCCTCATCTTTTGTCCTCCTTCTCCATTTCCTCTCAATCTAAGGGAGCAattagaagggaaaaaaagagcaggggtatggcgctgtggcatagcaggtaaagccgctgcctgcagtgccggcatcccaacttttgcgctagttcgagtcccatctgtttcacttctgatccagctctctggtatggcctgggaaagcagtagaaaatggcccaattcattgtgcccctgcacctatgtgggagacttggaagaagcaccctggctcctggcttcagatcggcccagctccgaccattgtagccatttggggagtaaaccagcgtatggaagtcttctctttctctctgtgcctctgcctctgtatctctctgcctttcaagtaaataattaaaagaaaaaaagagagcaggtatttagcctagtgggtaagatgctcacatcccacgttggagtcCTTGAGTTTCAAACCTGCCTctgactccagactccagcttcctgctaatgcagatcttgggaggaagcagtgatgactcaagtaattgggttcctgaatTGTGTTCCCTGTTCCTAGCATtgccccaccctaccccaccccaccccagactttgtagtcatctggggagtggatcagacAATGgcggttctctctctctgtctctcactctctgctcagatatttaattttttaaaaattttttggaagatttatttatttatttgaaagtcagagttacacagagaggagaggcagagagagagagagagagacagagacagagaggtcttccatccgatggttcactccccagttggccaccatggccagaactgcaccgattcgaagccaggagccaggagcttcttctggatctcccacatgggtgcagcagagagctggaactgaagaaaagcagctgggactagaaccggcacccatatgggatgctggtgcttcaggtcaggtgttaacccgctgcgccacagcactggcccctaaatttttttttaaaaaaacagcagaaggtgattGCACCATCACTCTCACCCTCTCCTCAAAAATGCACTGAAGGTTGGATCTACTGTGAATGAGTACGCAAAACTACTGAGTGGGTTAAGATAGGCTATTTTATTTAGCAAATGGTCTCTGGGCCCTTTTAGAATTCTCAGAAATTGTACTTGGGGGTATGTGGGTCCTGGATCTGGTTATTCGCACAAATGTGCCCTCTGCTGGTAAAGTGGAAGCATTGGCACTTTTCTCCCTCcaacccagtttttttttttttttttttttttttttaagatttatttacttaaagggcagttacagagaaagaggcagagacagaaagagagatcttccatctgctgattcactccccaaatggctgcaatggctggggctggaatcccggagcctggaattccatttgagtctcccatatctgggtctcccccgtgggtgcagagattggaaattgagcagccaagactctaaccagCATGCAGGCAGAGACCTCCCCTCTCCAAAGTCAAATTCTATCCAGCCTCCAATGCTTCCCCCTCATTAGTCTCAATCCATTCTgatacatctctctctcctttcctccccacCCTTCCTTTCCTATCCCACCTTTACCTCCAGTCATTGCTTTCCCTCCATTTAGTTCTCAAAGACTGTTTAACATGACTGCTCCCTCCAGGGAACTAGGAAATGTTGATTACCAAGAGTTCAGAGGGACTTTCCAACTTCTCTTAGTCTGTAAACAGAGAACTTGCCTGAAAAGCATGGAGGAGGGGAAGAAAACAAGGAGAACCTGAGGGGGGTGGGGCAAGAGCCATGGTGGAGGTGACTAAATAGGAATGAGACAGAATGAGTGGAGAAGAGCAAAAGACCTAGGGAGGAAGGGCAACAGGGTGGAAAATGGGAGAGCAGAAATGGAGATGGAGCTCAGGAATCAGATCCAGGGAATGGGTTAGAGAAGATCAAGGGGCACTCAGGATCTTGTTATAAAACTAGAAGAGATGACAGCAACAGACAGTATGGGGCATACATTTATTGTTGTGCACAAACCAAAGTACTGTGACTCACACCCAATATGCAAAGAAAATTATCACTGTCCAGATCAAACAGCTAATGTGGCTGGTGATTATCTTGGTGAGAGGAAAGTCCATACCCCTCTGGGATTAGAGATCAGGCCCTGAAGCTAAAAATGAACAAGAGCTGGATTTTGAGAGATGAGATAGGACTGAAAGCAGGTTTGGGCTCTGGGTGTTTCCCTGTCCTTTCCCAGGTAGTCATGAGATGCTGCAAGAGACAAACTGAAGGATAGACTCAGAGGAGGTAGCACAGACTCTAACTGTTCTTTCAACACTCAACACACACTCCCATGCCTCCCCCCATCATCCCCCTTCACTCCAACAAATACATTCATCCCCCTCTCACACCCAAGTGATTTCTTGTTCCTCAACTTTACTCTCTGCCAGCTGCACGCTCCCTCACCATGCtcccctctgtggctctgtcaCTTCTACTCATGTCTGCTCTGCTCCTGGTTTCTACCTCACACCCTGGTTCCGTCACTCTCCTTTCTGTCTCAGGCTCATGAGGCCATGAAGCCAATGATTTATTCATTCTCAGAggaaatttcctttctttttttcacttcttgGATTCTGGGTTGCTCAGCACAGGCCTCTCCAGTTGCTAACTCTGAAATGCAGCAGAATAGATGAATTCTTGTTCTCTTTCTGGTCTAGCTGGTTTAACAGGCCATACAAACTGTCCTGGCCCTTCAGTCTTCTCATACTCCATTTCACGAAATGCTGTATCCCTGCTACAGATGCTTGTCTTTAAGGATTTATTCTCTAGTGAAACTCTTTCTCCCCACTAGATTCTACGTGGGAATAGCTGACTCTTTATCACCCAAGAAGAAAATCCAATTGGGTATTTAGACTTCCCTTTTACTCTTGCCCCAGACAGCAGAGCACATTGGTGCACACACAGTCACAAACttgcacacatatatgcacacacacctaGTTATATGCCAACCAAGCTTGGAAAAGCACAGTAAGGCATAGCTCAGTGCAAACGGGTCAGCTCAGTCTCATTGCTGTATGCCTGGTGGTGAGCTGCTTGACTGAGGTCCCGGGGATAACTTCTACTCTGTGTGCTTCTTATTGAATAATAAAATGaggccagagagaaagaaatgcaaagaaacagaaaccTGTGGAGGAGTTTGGGTGGAGAGGtgggagataaagacagagatgcAGGCCAAGAAATAGAGACGAAGAGATGCAAAGAAACTAAAGTAGAGATAATAGGTTGAAAAGCAGAGCAGTGAGGAGGCAGCTGGGGATGGGATACCAACTCCAAAACTATCTTTGGCAGGATGAGATTCACCCTCCAGATGATTGGGCAACAGCGTGGGAAAGGGTAGGAGAAGCAACTTTAGGAACTCGATGTTCTACCTCTCCTTGGTCCTGGGACTTATGCCCTGCTCACTggtgccctgccccaggcctccacACATGAGCCTGCAATCCTGTTCTGGTGGCTGAGAATCGAGGCCTGGCTACTTGGAAACCATAGGAGCTGGGGGAAGTCCCAAGGCCTCTAGGAGACTCTGGAGGAACAACTGGGCTAGGAACAGGGGTTGAGGACAGCTCTGTTCTCCAGATGGGCTCATCCAGTGTAGTGGCTGCTCGTGGAGCAAGCACCGTAGGGGCCAGGGGCTCTGCAGTGGGCTGGGGTGCTGGAGTAGAAAATCGGCGGATCTCCTGGACTCGAGCTGTTTTGGGGGGCCCTAAGGAGGTGGGACCAGGGGTTGGGGGAACCTCATCAAAACAGAACATGGCAGTTTTAAGTTGATAGGGCTGATGCCGCATGAAATCCAGAGCCTTGATGCCCTGCTTGGGGGTTGCCCGGGGCCCCTGGGATTGGGCCTTACTAGGGGGAGTTCGGGCAGCCTGCGGGAAAAAGGGCGAGAGCAGTGGATTGTAAGCAATAGGCGGTGGGGCACGGATGTTAGGTGAATATTTCCAGGAAGGAggtagggagggggtgggggaaggactTCTAGGCCGAgggcccaggccaaggccaggaccaAGGCCAGGACCAGGTGTAGCTTCCACCACATACCTGTCCGCCCGGCTCTGCCGCTTGGCAAacagctccccacccctgccctgcagcctTGGTGGCTCGGAGATTCCAGCCGAAGGGGCTGCCCCATTTACTAGCCCATCAAGGAGCCCCCGGGATGAGGGCTTAGGCGCCACTGGGGGTGGAGTCTTAGGAGTCATAGGGGGTGGAGTCTTGGGAGCCATTGGAGGCGGGGTCTTAGGTGCAGGCAAGGTCTTGTAACTCCTGCCCCCTGGTGGCTGCATGAAGTTGCAAGCTTCAGCCCCAAGGCTCAGAGCGTCTTCTTCTGGACCTGATTCAGCACCCCCGGCCCGGGGTTTCTCATCCAGATTCTGCACCAGCGAGAGAAGCTCGGGGTTGGGCGAGTTCTTCGTCTCCTCCTTTCCCTGCCGGAACATCTGCTTACGCGTCCCGCGGCGCCGGGCCTCCTGCAGGATGCCGGTTCGGGCAGCTGGCACAGAGATGCGCTGCTCCCTGGTGCTGGGGGCCTCAGGGACCGCAGAGCCTGTGGTCGGCGCCTCTGGACGCGCAGGGGGTCGCAGAGGCGCCGACAGGAAGATAGAAGCGGTGGAGGTCATGGCAGCTGCGCTAGGGGGAGCCGGGGACTCCGGGGCTCCGCCTGGGGTAACGGGCCGACTGGGGGCTGGGATGTACAGGGAGCTGGTGGCTGTCACAGGGCCCGAGGAGCGTGGGGCGCTGGGGGAACCGGAGGCTGGCACATGGCTGGGACCCCCTATGGTGAAGCTGGGCAGCGGGGTGGGCCCCTGCAAAGAGGATATgaaggggggtggggcagggctcgGGCCTCCCACACTTTCACTCGCCCTCTTCGGTGCTAGGGGACGGAAAATGACCGAAGTGGTACCTGGCCGCTGACCTTGTAAGCCCGGGGTAAAGGGCCTGGCTGACCGGTTAAAGACACTTGCGGCTGGGGTGGAGGTGCTACCACCTGGGAGGAAGGGCCTGGGGCTGGTTGTGGGggccagcagagggctgggtgggaGCACAGCTGCCTCTGGGGGAGCGCTCTGGGCCCGAGGTGGTGACTGCGGACCCTGCCCATTGAGCACGGCTGCTGGGCCAATGTGAGTCAACTCCTGGGTGCTGGAGTCTGCGCGCTGACGCTGCTGTTCAAAGAGCTGGACCCCTCGCCCAGAGACCTCACTCAGCCCGGGGCTCTGGCCCTCTGCCGTGCTGGAACCCACCCTGGCCAGCTCCATGTCCAGATAAGGGCTGTCCCAGTCCGACTGATTGGTGAGACTGCGGGCGTCGGAGAAGGCCTCTTCGTCCAACTCAGACTCACTGGTCGGGGGGACCCCGTCCTCTTCCTCGTTACCGGTCCCAGCCGCAGCCCCAAAGCTCACTAGGGTGTATTTCTTGGCTCTCTGCCGCCGTTTCTTAAACATAAGCACCCCCTTGGAGTGGGGGTTGGGGGCTGCAGTTAGCAGGGATGCAATTGTCCGGCATTTGGTCTTGGCTTCCTTCACACTCTTCTCCTGGAGGCTCTCTGCCCGTTGCAGTTCTGAGGAGGTCAAGAGGTAGAAGGGTCAGTGGGGCTTTGCCAGCGTCTTCCAAGCTTGTTCCTCAAAGCTTGCACCCACACCCAGTCAGCTTGTTCACACCTCCCACCTCCTGTCTTTTCATTTGCAGCACCCACAATGTCTTCTACCTGTGGCAAAGGCTTCTGGCTTGGGGGCAGAGTGGAGGGCGAAAGGTGAAACCAAGGGCAGTTAGAGGGAGGCAGAATCCAGCTGGCTGCcctggcactgctctggccacAGCTCTTctgtcctctcctccctctgctccGCACTTATCTTCCCAGAGATGTGCTCTTATCCACCTAACACTGCATTCCTCACCTGCTTCCCATTCCACACTGGCAAAGGGTCAGGGGGAGGTGTTGCTCCCCGTAGTAGGCAGGGAGACAAAGCAGTTCCCAGGGAGAGAAGACAAGAAGGGACACTTTTCTCTCACCATAGAGACCATGTCAAGAACCTTCTCAGAAAGTTTGGAATATAGCCCCTTCTTTCATTCCTTACCTCTATGATAAGTACACAAAGGACCCTTTGCAATGTGTATCTTATTCACTATTTCACCCCATCAGGCAGTTCACATCATTACCATTCATAGCAATAACTCCCATCACATCATTTAACAAGCCTATCAGTCCAGTGAAAGCCAGTTGTGGGCATACTTTCtctgatgtacttttctctgccactcacatataCCCTTACTTATACCACAGTTCACATACATTTATGTAAATACACATGGTCCATGCAAAACCACATTGAGTCATTCAAATGCATTCACACAGCTATGTGTGTCAGGTGACCCTTCTTCCCAGAGTTTCCCCTACAGAGATCCCATTACTAACAGTTTGGACAGAATTTCAGGGTTGATCTTGGCCTTCAAACTGCCAGAGCACACCTCTGTGCTTCACACTCCTGCTGCTCACAGCCAAGGGTAGTCTCTGATCCAAGACACAGGACAAAGCCAGGGTGCTACTCTCCAAGACAAGCCTCCAGATCTTTAGCATACCTCAAGGTCGCAGGCTAAATAGCTTCTCCTTTTCCCCAGCTGGAGATGGGAAGTGTAGTAGGCTTCTTTGGGGGTCAGAGCTGCCTTCTATTTTCCAACCTTCTATGTAGAGAACTCAGACATCCACTACCAGGCAGGCACGCAAGGACTGCGTGCTAAAGAGAACCAGGGCAGGGCTTCCTGTGCCATGTGGGGCCTGGGTAGGTGGGGCCAGAAAATGGGAGAGGCTGCCCTGCTCCTAGGACCCCGCCCTGAACATGgatattttctggtccattgtcCCCAGTTCATCCTGCAACATTGTTGAAATTCTGTCTATTTTCCATTCAAGACACCaagctcctttcttccttccttccttccttccttccttccttcctttctctctctctctctctctctctctctctttaatttaacaggtagagttatagacagtgagagagagacagagagaaaggtcttccttccattggttcactccccaaatggctgctatggccagcgctacactgatccgaagccagtgcctcttcctggtctcccatgcgggtgcaggggcccaagcacctgggccatcctccactgccctcctgtgccacagcagagagctggactggaagaggagcaaccgagactagaacccggcacccatatgggatgccagtaccacaaggtggaggattagccaagtgagccacagcgctggccccaccaagCTCCTTTCTAACAAGGACTCTCACTCCTCTCATCCCAACATCTAACAGAACAGTACTGTGGATGAGAGAATGGGCACTGCGGTCAGAGTTCAGTCCAGGTTTTTGGTTCTTGGATGAGTTGCTTCATTGaagttcagtttcctcatctgtaaataagGATGATAATAGCTACCTCATAGGACTACTATGAGAATAACGTGAGATAATTTGGTAAATTTAGCATATAACTCACCACTAAGGCCCAGAGTGAATAAATATTACTATCAAAGCTTTCTTGATGCtagctacacacatacacatttttttcatttgcacATATCTTCTCCCATGGACTCATATATTCATAACATactcacacctctctctctcacacacacgtgGACATTCCATTCCCATGAGTTTGTTCAGGTCATGTCAAAAACCCTATGTGGCCATAGCATCAACCTATTCCAATAAAGGGGCAGTGAAACTcctaagaaaaggaggaagaggacaaCAAAAAGGATGAGGGGATAAGAGAGTAAGACCTTGCCCAAAGACTACTCTTCCCAAACTGTTAATATATTCCCTTCCATTGTAGACCCCGGAACTCTCTCAGACATGGAAGGATAGTACCTGCATAGAATGGGTCTTGGAGCTCAGGAATTGGACTTGGGCCTTTGTCGAAGCTGGCTTGGCTGATGGGCTCAAAGGTGTCCATGCTGAGAATGGCAG contains:
- the SYNPO2L gene encoding synaptopodin 2-like protein — protein: MGAEEEVLVTLSGGAPWGFRLQGGAEQRKPLQVSKIRRRSQAGRAGLREKDQLLAVNGISCTSLSHASAMNLIDTSGNQLILTVRRAADLGPVRSPSPGELQVLSPLSPMSPEPPGAPVSQPLQPGSLRSPPDSEAYYGETDSDADGPATQEKHRRPRRRGPTRPTPPGAPPDEVYLSDSPAEPAPAIPKPSSQGDSRVSSPSWEDGAALQPPPAEALLLPHGPLRPGPHLIPMVGPVPHPVAEDLTTTYTQKAKQAKLQRAESLQEKSVKEAKTKCRTIASLLTAAPNPHSKGVLMFKKRRQRAKKYTLVSFGAAAGTGNEEEDGVPPTSESELDEEAFSDARSLTNQSDWDSPYLDMELARVGSSTAEGQSPGLSEVSGRGVQLFEQQRQRADSSTQELTHIGPAAVLNGQGPQSPPRAQSAPPEAAVLPPSPLLAPTTSPRPFLPGGSTSTPAASVFNRSARPFTPGLQGQRPGTTSVIFRPLAPKRASESVGGPSPAPPPFISSLQGPTPLPSFTIGGPSHVPASGSPSAPRSSGPVTATSSLYIPAPSRPVTPGGAPESPAPPSAAAMTSTASIFLSAPLRPPARPEAPTTGSAVPEAPSTREQRISVPAARTGILQEARRRGTRKQMFRQGKEETKNSPNPELLSLVQNLDEKPRAGGAESGPEEDALSLGAEACNFMQPPGGRSYKTLPAPKTPPPMAPKTPPPMTPKTPPPVAPKPSSRGLLDGLVNGAAPSAGISEPPRLQGRGGELFAKRQSRADRYVVEATPGPGLGPGLGLGPRPRSPSPTPSLPPSWKYSPNIRAPPPIAYNPLLSPFFPQAARTPPSKAQSQGPRATPKQGIKALDFMRHQPYQLKTAMFCFDEVPPTPGPTSLGPPKTARVQEIRRFSTPAPQPTAEPLAPTVLAPRAATTLDEPIWRTELSSTPVPSPVVPPESPRGLGTSPSSYGFQVARPRFSATRTGLQAHVWRPGAGHQ